A single window of Flavobacteriales bacterium DNA harbors:
- the groL gene encoding chaperonin GroEL (60 kDa chaperone family; promotes refolding of misfolded polypeptides especially under stressful conditions; forms two stacked rings of heptamers to form a barrel-shaped 14mer; ends can be capped by GroES; misfolded proteins enter the barrel where they are refolded when GroES binds), which translates to MAKDISFDIESREALKKGVDTLANAVKVTLGPKGRNVVIEKKFGAPHVTKDGVSVAKEIELADPVANMGAQMLKEVASKTADVAGDGTTTATVLAQAIVAAGMKNVAAGANPMDLKRGIEKAVAAVVNSLKAQSQLVGDDNKKIEQVATISANGDETVGKLIATAMAKVGKEGVITVEEAKGTETEVKTVEGMQFDRGYLSPYFVTNTEKMIAELEKPYILITDKKVSSMKDILPVLEQVAQQGKQLLIIAEDVDGEALATLVVNKLRGALKIAAVKAPGFGDRRKAMLEDIAILTGGTVISEEQGYRLDAADITHLGSCEKIAIDKDNTTIVNGKGTADAIKARIGQIKAQLDNTTSDYDREKLQERLAKLSGGVAVLYVGAATEVEMKEKKDRVDDALHATRAAVEEGIVAGGGTAFIRAIPSLDAVKTENEDEKTGVDIIRRSLEAPLRQIVENGGLEGSVIVNKVKEGKDDFGYNAATEKFENMFKIGVIDPTKVSRVALENAASIASMILTTECVLSEKKEKKAAAPAMPGGMEDMY; encoded by the coding sequence ATGGCAAAAGATATTTCATTCGACATTGAATCGCGCGAAGCATTAAAAAAAGGTGTTGACACCTTAGCGAACGCTGTAAAAGTTACGCTGGGTCCAAAAGGCCGCAACGTAGTCATTGAAAAAAAATTCGGCGCACCGCATGTCACTAAAGACGGCGTTTCAGTAGCCAAAGAAATTGAACTTGCAGATCCCGTTGCCAATATGGGAGCGCAGATGCTTAAGGAGGTCGCCTCGAAAACCGCTGATGTTGCGGGCGACGGAACCACGACGGCTACCGTTTTAGCGCAGGCGATTGTTGCTGCGGGAATGAAAAATGTAGCTGCCGGGGCAAATCCGATGGATTTAAAACGCGGAATTGAAAAAGCAGTTGCAGCGGTGGTTAATTCACTGAAAGCACAATCGCAATTGGTGGGCGACGACAATAAAAAAATTGAACAGGTAGCTACCATCTCAGCCAATGGCGATGAAACCGTTGGAAAACTCATTGCCACAGCGATGGCAAAAGTGGGGAAAGAAGGTGTAATTACCGTTGAAGAAGCAAAAGGAACTGAAACGGAAGTAAAAACCGTAGAAGGTATGCAATTCGACCGCGGATATCTTTCTCCTTACTTCGTAACCAATACCGAAAAAATGATTGCCGAACTGGAGAAGCCTTACATTCTGATTACCGATAAAAAGGTAAGCTCGATGAAAGATATTCTCCCCGTTCTTGAACAAGTAGCTCAACAAGGAAAACAATTATTGATTATTGCCGAAGATGTAGATGGTGAAGCATTAGCGACTTTGGTAGTAAATAAATTACGCGGTGCATTAAAAATTGCCGCCGTTAAAGCTCCGGGATTTGGCGACCGCAGAAAAGCCATGCTGGAAGATATTGCTATTCTTACCGGTGGTACCGTAATCAGCGAAGAACAAGGATACCGCTTAGATGCAGCAGATATTACCCACCTCGGAAGCTGCGAAAAAATTGCGATCGACAAGGATAATACCACCATCGTGAACGGCAAGGGAACAGCAGATGCCATTAAAGCCAGAATTGGTCAGATTAAAGCACAACTCGACAATACCACTTCCGATTACGATCGCGAAAAATTACAGGAGCGTCTTGCAAAACTTTCCGGTGGAGTTGCCGTGCTTTATGTAGGAGCTGCAACCGAAGTGGAAATGAAAGAAAAGAAAGACCGTGTAGATGATGCTTTGCACGCCACACGCGCTGCTGTAGAAGAAGGAATTGTTGCCGGTGGAGGTACAGCATTTATTCGTGCTATTCCATCACTCGATGCGGTTAAAACAGAAAATGAAGATGAAAAAACCGGTGTAGATATCATTCGCCGATCATTAGAAGCCCCGCTGCGCCAGATTGTGGAAAATGGCGGACTGGAAGGTTCGGTGATTGTGAACAAGGTAAAAGAAGGGAAAGATGATTTCGGTTATAATGCTGCTACCGAAAAATTCGAGAACATGTTTAAAATCGGTGTAATCGATCCTACTAAAGTTAGCCGTGTAGCATTGGAAAATGCAGCATCAATCGCTTCCATGATTCTTACTACTGAATGTGTGCTGAGTGAGAAAAAAGAGAAAAAAGCCGCTGCTCCTGCTATGCCGGGCGGAATGGAAGACATGTATTAA
- a CDS encoding co-chaperone GroES, with the protein MATATLEKVEVKVKPLADRVLVEAAQAETKTAGGIIIPDTAKEKPQQGKVVAVGNGKKDEPLTVKVGDTVLYGKYSGTEISIDGREYLIMRESDIYAIL; encoded by the coding sequence ATGGCAACAGCAACTTTAGAAAAAGTAGAAGTGAAAGTGAAGCCGCTGGCGGACCGCGTTCTTGTTGAGGCTGCCCAGGCTGAAACGAAAACTGCCGGTGGAATTATTATTCCCGACACAGCGAAAGAAAAACCACAACAAGGAAAAGTGGTAGCGGTTGGTAATGGAAAAAAAGATGAACCGCTTACGGTAAAAGTGGGCGATACCGTTTTATACGGTAAATATTCCGGCACTGAAATCTCCATCGACGGAAGAGAATACCTCATTATGCGCGAAAGCGATATTTATGCGATTCTCTAA
- a CDS encoding gliding motility-associated C-terminal domain-containing protein, translating into MKRIFLFLTGLMLTTTTWASHVIGGNFQVNQTAPNTFQVELRVYRDCINGSPAATITPSGATPVRVYDKVTNLQVMTFDMTNPTITPVTLGDECYTPTGICVEEYYFITTVVLANNPNGYYFAWDICCRNMIIDNLNQPDIQGSTFYIALPDPAISGGNSTPDFGPYPSDGYFCVDAVKLIDPNVTDADGDSLVYSLVEPYTDNTGSMPWTTVNWLAPYNLGNICGGTPVMSINSQTGIITVAPNALGTYVFAVRVEEYRNGVKIGETIRDVQYSALNCVFDDLPSIYLPDTVDIQVLSSGCFDIVVQDPDVTDTVSIILSSNTFGDGAVLTLPEPYQFSPDTLYYFNYTDSTTGLPDSILLPAPQFIAGSWVAQGAVGLRYCWPTQCEDLLVPGFELDVQAYSLGCSGDTNSIHRIVNINVIPPSGIEEIVPNVFSPNGDNVNDFFKIEGTPNPCWDALTVQIYNRWGQLVYESSEVEFKWDGTNKNGKELPEGTYYVILTGVFGDKDVTSQYPLTLFREKK; encoded by the coding sequence ATGAAGCGTATTTTTTTATTCTTAACCGGATTAATGCTGACAACCACCACTTGGGCGAGTCACGTAATCGGCGGAAATTTTCAAGTTAACCAAACCGCACCCAATACTTTTCAGGTAGAACTGCGGGTTTACCGCGACTGTATTAACGGGAGTCCCGCAGCCACCATCACCCCTTCGGGTGCTACACCGGTAAGGGTGTACGATAAGGTGACGAATCTGCAGGTAATGACCTTCGACATGACCAACCCGACCATCACCCCGGTGACATTAGGCGACGAGTGTTATACCCCTACGGGAATTTGTGTGGAGGAATATTATTTCATCACCACGGTGGTATTGGCCAACAACCCGAACGGATATTATTTTGCTTGGGATATCTGTTGCAGAAACATGATTATCGACAACCTCAACCAACCCGATATTCAAGGATCCACCTTTTACATTGCACTTCCGGACCCTGCCATTAGCGGCGGAAATTCCACCCCCGATTTTGGTCCCTACCCTTCCGACGGTTATTTCTGTGTGGATGCAGTAAAATTGATTGATCCGAATGTTACCGATGCCGATGGTGATTCATTGGTTTATTCTTTGGTTGAACCTTATACCGACAATACCGGCTCCATGCCCTGGACCACGGTAAACTGGTTAGCTCCTTACAACCTTGGTAATATTTGCGGCGGCACACCGGTGATGTCGATCAACTCCCAAACCGGAATTATTACGGTAGCTCCCAATGCACTGGGTACTTATGTTTTTGCAGTGCGTGTGGAAGAATACAGAAATGGCGTTAAAATCGGCGAAACCATACGCGATGTGCAGTATTCGGCATTGAATTGTGTGTTCGATGATCTTCCATCGATTTACCTTCCTGACACGGTGGACATTCAGGTTTTGAGCTCCGGATGTTTTGATATCGTTGTACAAGATCCGGATGTAACAGATACCGTTTCTATTATTTTGAGTTCGAACACCTTTGGTGATGGAGCCGTTTTAACTTTGCCTGAACCTTATCAATTTAGTCCAGACACTCTTTACTATTTTAATTATACGGATAGCACAACTGGTTTACCCGATTCAATTTTACTTCCTGCTCCACAATTCATTGCCGGATCGTGGGTGGCGCAGGGTGCTGTTGGTTTGCGTTATTGCTGGCCTACACAATGTGAAGATTTATTAGTACCCGGATTTGAATTGGATGTTCAAGCCTACTCCCTCGGTTGTAGTGGCGATACCAATTCCATCCATCGTATTGTAAACATCAATGTAATTCCTCCAAGTGGTATTGAAGAAATTGTTCCGAATGTATTTTCACCTAATGGTGATAATGTGAACGACTTCTTTAAAATTGAAGGGACACCGAATCCTTGCTGGGATGCCTTAACGGTTCAGATTTATAATCGCTGGGGACAATTGGTGTACGAATCTTCGGAAGTGGAATTCAAATGGGATGGCACCAACAAAAATGGTAAAGAACTTCCTGAAGGCACTTACTACGTAATACTCACCGGTGTATTTGGAGATAAAGACGTTACCAGTCAATACCCCCTTACCCTCTTCAGAGAAAAGAAATAA
- a CDS encoding sulfatase-like hydrolase/transferase codes for MQHLSNLRLLLIRLGIAMLGFMLCRIIFFAFNSGMFPDWKMMDFVYGIYFDAATVAMFFSPFIFLSLVPLHFRKQKHLLLLRDFSFHLINLVSIILNCIDVKFIQFTAKRSTADLFTILSFGSDAENILPSVFRDYWWVAILVAMVFGLCFWLYRRTKKKETESHFSYLPQSVVFVLSIGIFILIARGGFGLKPISVITASQYTSPANLPIVLNTPFTMVKTWGQPGLTEFHFYSDEEVAKVYNPIRKVSGKFSHPNCNVVVFLMESYSTHYLQSYCGRERSCAPFLDSLIGESLMFTHAYANGKRSIEGTPAVMASLPTFMPEPFITSRYNANRITSFGTLLKKYGYHSSYFHGATNGSMGFDNFCKLAQFDDYNGRSEFNDDRYFNGNWGIHDEEFFQFFADKLISYPRPQVGILFSITSHHPYNFPDKYAKVFNKSQIPMENAVEYADFALRRFFDRMKKTDWYKNTLFIITADHTGDSQDPYYAGVEGRYRIPLVFFHPGDSTLKGKNDKVVSQADILPSVMDYLGYDMQFFAYGQSVFENNEGLAYMMVNDIHQLVTKDYLIQFAGEDPIALFKLPEDSLCEKNILSSDPQAPYMTKLIKSVVQVYNNTHIKNKMTVE; via the coding sequence ATGCAGCACTTATCCAATTTACGCTTGTTATTGATTCGTCTGGGTATAGCCATGTTGGGCTTTATGCTGTGCAGGATCATTTTTTTCGCTTTTAACTCCGGCATGTTTCCCGATTGGAAAATGATGGATTTTGTGTACGGAATTTATTTCGACGCGGCTACCGTTGCCATGTTTTTTTCACCCTTCATTTTTTTATCGCTGGTTCCCCTTCATTTCCGAAAACAAAAACACCTGCTCCTCCTGCGCGATTTTTCGTTTCACCTGATTAATCTCGTGAGCATTATTCTGAATTGCATCGATGTAAAATTTATTCAATTCACCGCCAAGCGCTCAACAGCCGATCTATTTACCATTTTGAGTTTTGGATCGGATGCCGAAAATATTTTGCCCAGTGTTTTTCGCGATTATTGGTGGGTTGCCATTCTGGTGGCTATGGTATTCGGACTTTGCTTTTGGCTTTATCGCAGAACGAAAAAAAAGGAAACAGAATCCCATTTCAGCTACCTGCCCCAATCTGTTGTTTTCGTTCTTTCCATCGGAATTTTTATATTGATTGCGCGTGGTGGTTTTGGCTTAAAACCTATTTCGGTTATCACGGCTTCTCAATACACTTCCCCAGCCAATTTACCGATTGTGCTCAATACACCATTTACCATGGTGAAAACATGGGGACAACCCGGCTTAACGGAGTTTCACTTTTACAGTGATGAAGAAGTAGCAAAAGTGTATAATCCGATTCGGAAAGTGAGCGGAAAATTTTCTCATCCCAACTGTAATGTGGTGGTTTTTTTAATGGAAAGTTATTCCACCCACTACCTGCAGTCCTATTGCGGAAGAGAACGAAGCTGTGCTCCATTTTTAGATTCGCTCATTGGGGAATCGCTAATGTTTACGCACGCCTATGCCAATGGAAAACGATCTATAGAAGGGACTCCCGCCGTAATGGCATCGCTGCCTACCTTTATGCCGGAACCTTTTATTACTTCCAGGTATAATGCCAACCGGATTACTTCATTTGGAACGCTGTTAAAAAAATACGGTTATCACAGTTCCTATTTTCACGGAGCCACCAACGGATCGATGGGATTCGATAATTTCTGCAAACTTGCCCAGTTTGATGATTATAACGGAAGAAGTGAATTTAACGACGATCGCTATTTTAACGGTAACTGGGGAATTCACGATGAAGAGTTTTTCCAGTTTTTTGCCGATAAACTCATCTCCTATCCGCGACCGCAAGTCGGCATTTTATTCTCCATCACTTCGCATCACCCCTACAATTTTCCGGATAAATACGCCAAGGTTTTTAATAAATCGCAAATCCCCATGGAAAACGCGGTGGAATATGCCGATTTCGCGCTCAGACGTTTTTTCGATCGCATGAAGAAAACCGATTGGTATAAAAATACCCTTTTTATAATCACGGCCGACCATACCGGCGATTCGCAGGATCCGTATTACGCAGGTGTTGAGGGAAGATACCGCATTCCGCTGGTCTTTTTCCACCCCGGCGATTCTACATTAAAAGGAAAAAACGATAAGGTGGTTTCGCAGGCTGATATTTTACCTTCGGTAATGGATTACCTGGGTTATGATATGCAGTTTTTTGCCTACGGACAAAGCGTGTTTGAAAACAATGAAGGGTTGGCTTATATGATGGTTAATGACATTCACCAATTGGTGACAAAAGATTACCTAATTCAATTTGCCGGCGAAGATCCGATTGCTTTATTCAAATTACCCGAAGATTCACTCTGTGAAAAGAATATTCTAAGCAGCGATCCGCAAGCACCGTATATGACAAAACTGATTAAATCAGTAGTTCAGGTTTATAACAATACCCACATCAAAAACAAAATGACCGTTGAGTGA
- a CDS encoding nucleotidyltransferase domain-containing protein yields the protein MIPVIENNLTELKHLCQSHKVKSMALFGSAANGVYGEASDIDLLVQFIPELDILDYADNYFQFLEKLEQLLGKKIDLVNVASIKNPVLKSEVDRSKIELYAA from the coding sequence ATGATTCCTGTAATTGAAAATAACCTCACAGAACTAAAACATTTATGCCAATCGCATAAGGTGAAAAGTATGGCTTTGTTTGGATCTGCTGCCAATGGTGTTTATGGGGAAGCAAGTGATATTGATTTACTGGTTCAGTTTATTCCGGAATTGGATATTCTGGACTATGCCGATAATTATTTTCAATTTTTAGAAAAACTGGAGCAATTGTTAGGTAAAAAAATTGATTTGGTTAATGTTGCTTCCATTAAAAATCCGGTATTGAAATCTGAAGTTGATCGTTCGAAAATAGAATTGTATGCAGCTTAG
- a CDS encoding DUF86 domain-containing protein gives MQLRILKYILDIETVIAEINLIKIKANNNFHTFSTDILLQRAAERDLEIIGEAVKKIMELDPKAPISSTKNIIGLRNRISHAYDSIEPEMVWSIIQKDNPLLEDQLVQYKK, from the coding sequence ATGCAGCTTAGGATACTGAAGTATATTTTAGATATCGAAACCGTAATTGCAGAAATTAATCTGATAAAGATTAAAGCCAATAATAATTTTCACACTTTTTCTACGGATATTTTACTTCAGCGTGCAGCTGAAAGAGATCTGGAAATTATAGGAGAGGCAGTGAAAAAGATTATGGAGCTAGATCCGAAGGCTCCAATCAGCTCAACAAAAAATATTATCGGCTTAAGAAATAGAATTTCTCATGCCTATGATTCCATAGAACCTGAAATGGTTTGGTCAATTATTCAAAAGGATAATCCCTTATTGGAAGATCAATTAGTGCAATACAAAAAATAA